Proteins found in one Zea mays cultivar B73 chromosome 1, Zm-B73-REFERENCE-NAM-5.0, whole genome shotgun sequence genomic segment:
- the LOC100278634 gene encoding uncharacterized protein LOC100278634 — protein MAEAEVDARATADDEGRGGSSSNVAEDGQPAAAKGRATISVTVVLLALLVASVAAFLTSSLPRAGDGDGEGVQGAAGRAGEVGKRAEPVEHAVGIPGFNSRLDAFRTWAALTWMKLRRPRCSDEPRYDDDGAVGSLGDAAKKSFEMGKETVEQAAAATARATRDAAETAKEKVKGIDDAEL, from the exons atggccgaggccgaagtCGACGCCAGGGCCACGGCCGACGACGAGGgccgcggcggcagcagcagcaacgTCGCCGAAGACGGGCAGCCGGCTGCGGCGAAGGGGCGCGCGACCATATCCGTGACGGTGGTGCTGCTCGCGCTGCTGGTGGCCTCCGTGGCGGCGTTCCTGACGTCGTCGCTGCCGCGcgccggcgacggcgacggcgagggGGTGCAGGGAGCTGCTGGCAGGGCGGGGGAGGTCGGGAAGCGCGCCGAGCCCGTCGAGCACGCCGTCGGCATCCCGGGGTTCAACAGCCGGCTGGACGCGTTCCGCACCTGGGCGGCGCTGACGTGGATGAAGCTCCGGCGGCCGCGCTGCTCCGACGAGCCACG GTACGACGACGATGGTGCCGTCGGCTCTCTGGGGGACGCCGCTAAGAAGAGCTTCGAGATGGGCAAGGAGACGGTGGAGCAGGCGGCGGCGGCCACGGCGAGGGCCACGCGGGACGCCGCAGAGACGGCCAAGGAGAAGGTGAAGGGAATAGATGACGCTGAGCTCTGA